The sequence below is a genomic window from Streptomyces sp. B21-105.
TCCAGTCGGCGACCTTGATGGTGTCCTCGTCGTGCTCGACGACGATGAGCGTGTTGCCCATGTCCCGCAGCCGGACCAGGGTCTCGATCAGCCGGTGGTTGTCACGCTGGTGCAGGCCGATGGACGGCTCGTCGAGGACGTACAGGACGCCGACGAGGCCGGAGCCGATCTGGGTGGCCAGCCGGATGCGCTGGGCCTCGCCGCCGGAGAGCGTGCCGGCCGCACGGTTGAGCGAGAGGTAGTCCAGGCCGACGTCGACCAGGAACCGCAGCCGCTCGTTGACCTCCTTGAGGACCCGCTCGGCGATCTTCTTGTCGCGGGCGTCGAGCTTCAGCTCGCCCAGGAACTCCGCGCAGTCGCTGATGGACATCCCGGAGACCTCGGCGATGGACTTCTCCATGACCGTGACCGCGAGGACGAGCGGCTTCAGCCGGGTGCCCTGGCAGGTGGGGCAGGGCACCTCGCGCATGTAGCCCTCGAAGCGCTCCCGGCTGGCGTCGCTCTCGGCCTCGCCGTGCCGCCGCTTGACGAACGGGACGGCCCCCTCGAAGGGCGTGGTGTACACCCGCTCCCTGCCGTACCGGTTGCGGTAGCGGACCTCGATCTGCGTCTTGTGGCCGTGCAGCAGGGCCTTCCTGGCGCGCTGCGGCAGACCCGCGAAGGGGATGTCCGTGCGGAAGCCGAGCGCGTCGGCGAGGGCTCCGATCAGGCGGCCGAAGTAGTCCTTTGTGTGGCCGTGCGACCAGGGGTGGATGGCCCCCTCGTCGAGTGACTTGTCCTCGTCCGGGACGATCAGCTCGGGGTCGACCTCCATGCGCGTGCCGATGCCGGAGCACTCGGGGCAGGCGCCGAAGGGCGAGTTGAAGGAGAACGAGCGCGGCTCGAGCTCCTCGAAGGACAGGTCGTCGTACGGGCAGTACAGGTGCTCCGAGTACATGCGCTCGCGCTCGGGGTCGTCCGCGGCGAGGTCGACGAAGTCGAGCACGACCATCCCGCCGGAGAGCCCGAGGGCGGTCTCCACGGAGTCGGTGAGCCGGCGCTTGGCGGTGTCCTTCACCGTGAGGCGGTCGATGACCACCTCGATGGTGTGCTTCTCCTGCTTCTTCAGCGTGGGCGGGCTGGACAGCTGGACCGTCTCGCCGTTCACGCGCGCGCGGCTGTAGCCCTTGGTCTGGAGATCGGCGAAGAGGTCGACGAACTCGCCCTTGCGCTCACGCACCAGCGGCGAGAGCACCTGGAAGCGGCTGCCCTCCGGCAGCTCCAGCACCTTGTCGACGATGGCCTGCGGCGACTGGCGGGTGATCGGCCGGGCGCACTCGGGACAGTGCGGCTTGCCGATGCGCGCGAAGAGCAGCCGCAGATAGTCGTAGACCTCGGTGATCGTGCCCACTGTGGAGCGCGGGTTGCGCGAGGTCGACTTCTGGTCGATCGAGACGGCCGGGGAGAGGCCCTCGATGAAGTCGACGTCCGGCTTGTCCATCTGCCCGAGGAACTGCCGGGCGTAGGACGAGAGGGACTCGACGTAGCGCCGCTGGCCCTCGGCGAAGATGGTGTCGAAGGCCAGCGAGGACTTACCCGACCCCGACAGGCCCGTGAAGACGATGAGCGAGTCGCGTGGCAGGTCGAGCGAGACATTCTTGAGATTGTGCTCGCGCGCGCCACGGACGATGAGACGGTCGGCCACGCCGGTCCGCACCTTTCTTCAGAGAAGTGACAGGGGCGAGGCCCCCGTCTTCCTCAGACTAGGGGGAGCCACTGACAACGCCGGTCGGGATTCAGCCGGGGTTCACCGGTTCACAACAATCCCCGGCCTTCCAGCATGCCCGACGCCGCCACCGACCTTATAGCACGTGCATTCGATTAGCGGCCTTGGCCGACCTCCTTCACCCGAACGAGTGGCGAGGCTAGGGTCAGCACCATGATTGATCACGCTCATGACCTGGCGTCCGTACGTACCGCGACCGAGCGGCTGCTCCACGCACTCGCCGGACAGGCCGACGCCTCGGTCGCCGAGCCGTCCCGACTGCCCGGCTGGAGCCGCGGGCACGTCCTCGCTCACCTCGCCCGCAACGCGGACGCCCTGGTGAACGTCCTCGAGGGCCGTCCCATGTACGCCGACGCCCAGGTGCGCGACGCCGACATCGAACGGGACGCCCCACGGCCCCTGCGGGTCCAGCTCGCGGACGTCCGGGAGAGTGCGGCCCGCTTCCAGGCGGCCGCAGCCGTGCCCGCGGACTGGTCGCGCACGGTGGAGCTGCGCAACGGCGTCGTCGACTCGGCGTCCCGTCTGCCGTTCAGGCGGTGGGTGGAGGTCGAGCTGCACGCCGTGGACCTCGGCGTCGGCTACGAGCTGGAGGACCTGCCGGCGGAGTTCACCGAGCGGGAGACCGAGTTTCTCGCCGAGCGGTTCACCGGGCATCCCGACGTGCCGCCGACGCGCCTCACGGACGGCACGCGCGCGTGGCGCACGGGCCGCAATGCGGACGAGCCCGAGGTGACCGTCACCGGCACCCCGGCGGACCTCCTCGGCTGGCTCGCCGGACGCCGCGCCGGAGCCGGGCTGACGGCCGCCGGCGGCCCGCTCCCGGCCCTTCCCCCGCTATAAGCTGCGGCCATGACGTACAGCGGACAGGTGACGGTCGGCGGCCCGGCGGACGTGCACGAGCTCAAGGACCTGATGATCACCAAGATCGCGGTCGGCCCGATGAACAACAACGCCTATCTGCTGCGCTGCCGGGCCACCGACGAGCAGCTGCTGATCGACGCGGCGAACGACGCGCGGGCACTGCTCGGCACCATCGGTGACGACGGCATCGCGTCCGTCGTCACCACCCACCGGCACGGCGACCACTGGCAGGCGCTCGCCGAGGTCGTGGCGGCCACACGCGCGCGTACCTTCGCCGGCCGCGAGGACGCCGACGGCATCCCGGTACCGACCGACGTCCCGGTCGTCGACGGCGACGTCATCCGGGTCGGGAACGTGGAGCTGACGGCACGCCACCTGGTCGGGCACACGCCGGGCTCGATCGCCCTGGTCTACGACGACCCGCACGGCCACCCCCACGTCTTCACCGGCGACTGCCTGTTCCCGGGCGGTCCTGGGCGGACGACGAACCCGACGGACTTCACGTCTCTCATGGACGGGCTCGAAGAGAAGATCTTCCCCCTCCCCGACGAGACGTGGATCTACCCGGGCCACGGCGACGACTCCACGCTCGGTGAGGAACGCCCCCACCTGAGCCAGTGGCGCGCACGCGGCTGGTAACCGGTTACCCCGGCAGCCGGCTGGTAGCCGGTTCCCCGGGAGGGAGCGCAGCCGTCCGGGGATCGGGTCACCGACCATGAGGAGGCGCCTGACGAGAAACGGGGCGACGTACGGTCGGCGGTCCTGCTGGGGCGCGGGCTTCACGCCTGACCGACCCTGGTCCACGAGGGACGACCGACGAGGGGCCGACAAAAGGAGACCCTTCATGTCCACCATGACGACCGACCACCCGGTCCCCCCACGTCGACTGTCCCCGCGAACGAGGGCCAGAAGGTGCAGCTGTTCGTCCGAGAGCACGAGGCTCCTCCGGCCCCGCTGCGAACCGCAAGGCCGTCCTCGGGACCGCACAAGCTTCTCGTCACGGTGAAGTGCGCCGGCCACTCGATGCCCTGAAAAAGCCAGCACAAGAACCTGCACAACCTGTCGAAGCACTGGCTCAAGCACACCAAGGTCGACGCCAAGACCCAGGACAAGTTCGAGATGGACGAGAACGGCAGGCAGCCCGGCGCCATGAGTCTCACCGGCTCGTGCACGGTAGGCGGTGAGACGTCGCGAACTTCGGCGTGGTCCGGATTCACGTCTGCCGTGCCGGCTTCAGGTCTGTTCACGCGCCCCGTGTGAATCGCGTGCACGCGCCGGCGCTCCACGCGCGCTCCCCCACACACGTGGTTGCACGGTCAACTGGTTGCAGCCCCGCGCGGGATGACGGCTCCGGCGCGGATGGGCCGCCGGTCCACGTTCCCCGCCCTCGACCGGCGGCCCCGGCGCACCTACGCGTTCGCCTTGGCCGGGCCCGCCAGCGCCGCGACCCGCTCCACGCCGAACACGTATCCCTGCACCCCGCAGCCCGCGATGACGCCGTCGGCGCGCAGCGAGACGTAGGAGTGGTGCCGGAACGACTCACGCTGGTGGATGTTGGAGATGTGGACCTCCAGCACCGGCAGGCCGTCGCAGGTGTTGAGCGCGTCGAGGATCGCGACGGACGTGTGCGAGTAGGCGCCCGGGTTGATCACGATGCCGCAGTGGTTCAGCCGCGCCTCCTGGATCCAGTCGACCAGCTCGCCCTCGTGGTTGGACTGGCGGAAGTCCACCGTGCCGCCGTGCCCGGCCGCCGCCTCGACGCACATCGCCTCGACGTCGGCCAGCGTGTCGGAACCGTAGATCTCCGGCTGCCGCTGCCCCAGAAGGTTCAGGTTGGGGCCGTTGAGGATCATGATCGGGGCGTGGGCCAGGCTGCGGGGCACGGTTCCTCCGGTCCGTCGGGGCGACCGTCCGGGGCCGCCGCTCGACCCCGGTTTATCACGGTGAAAGAGCGGGCGGAGCGGCCGTACGCTCCAGGCATGACGACCCCGGTGTACCCGCCCAAGCCCTGCCCCGGCGACCGCATAGCCGTCCTGTCGCCCTCGGCAGGCCTGCCGGCGCTCTACCCGCGCCCCTACGAACTGGGCCTCGCCCGGCTGCGTGAGAACTTCGGCCTGGAGCCGGTCGAGTACCCGACCACGCGCACGATGGATGCGACGCCGCAGGCGCGCGCCGACGACATCCACGCCGCGTTCGCCGACCCGGACGTCACCGCGGTGATTGCGTCGATCGGCGGGGACGACCAGATCACCGTGCTGCCGTTCCTCGACCGGGAGTTGATCCGGGCCCATCCCAAGCCGTTCTTCGGTATGAGCGACAACACCAACCTGCTGGCGTTCCTGTACACGTCCGGTCTCGTCGGCTACCACGGCACGAGTGTGATGGTCGAGCTCGGGCGCCCCGGAGCCATGCACCCGCAAACGGCCGACTCCCTACGGGCCGCGCTGTTCACCTCAGGCCCCTACGAGCTGCGGCCCGCCGAGCGGTGGGGCGACGTCAACGGCGACTGGGCCGATCCGGCGACCTTCGCGGCCGAGCCGGAGACTCCGAAGCGGGGCGGCTGGACCTGGCGGGGCCCCGACCGCGTGGTGGAGGGCCGCAGCTGGGGCGGCAACCTGGAGATCCTGTCCTGGCTGCTGATGGCCGACCGCGAGGTCTCCCCCGACCCGTCGGCGTACGACGGCGGCGTGCTGATCCTGGAGACGTCGGAGGAACTGCCGAGCGCCACGGAGGTCTTCCTGATCCTGCGCAGCATGGGCGAGCGCGGCCTGCTGCGGCGCTTTCCCGCACTGCTCATGGCCCGTGCCAGGACGTGGTCGTTCGAGCACCCCAACTCCCCCGAGGCGGCCGCCCGGTACGCCACCGAGCAGCGCGAGGCGGTGGAGCGCGCGCTGGCCGTCTACGCCCCAGACACGCTGGCCGTCTTCGACGTCGACTTCGGCCACACCGACCCTCAGTTGGTGATCCCCTACGGCGGCACGGTCCGCGTGGACGGCCCGGCCCGGCGCATCACGGTCACCTACTGACAGACCGGCGGGGCACCGGGCCGTGATCTCGTGCGCCCCGCAACCGGTGGTCGCCGTGGTGGGTTGACGCGGCATGCACGACGCACGCACCGCGGGGACGCCCTCCATGCTCCGGCTCGCCGCCGCCTCGCTCGCCGGGACCGCCATCGAGTTCTACGACTTCTTCGTCTACGGGACGGCGGCCGCACTGGTTCTCGGGCCCCTGTTCTTCCCGACGTTCTCGCCGCTGGCGGGGACGCTGGCCGCGTTCGCGACGTTCGGCGTGGGCTTCGTGGCCAGGGCGCTCGGCGCGGTGCTCTTCGGCCACGTCGGGACCGGCACGGACGACGACCCGTCCTCGTCGTCTCCCTGCTGTTGACCGGCGCCTCGACGGTCGCGGTCGGCTGCGTGCCGACGTATGACGCGATCGGCGTGGCCGCTCCCCTGCTGCTGCTCGTGCTGCGCTTCCTGCAGGGGCTCGGGCTCGGCGGTGAATGGGGCGGGGCGGTGCTGCTGACGGCGGAGCACGCGCCGGCCGGGCGGCGCGCCCTGTGGTCGAGCTTCCCTCAGGTCGGGCCGTCGGTGGACTTCCTGCTCGCCGACGGGGCGGTGCTGGCGCTGTCGGCGGCGCTGACCGACGCGCAGTTCGCGCGGTGGGGTTGGCCCCCAGCCGTCCGCGCCGATGGCTGTGCGTGGGTCGTTCGCGACATTGCCGCCCGGCTCTGCCACGACCCTGCCGTGCCGCAGCAGAGCGTGGGTGCCGTTGACGACGTCGATCGACGGGTACGCGGGGTCGAGCGGCAGGTCGACGTCGTCGGTCGGGTCCTCCACCACGCCGAGGTCCGTGGCGCGTTGGGTGTACGTGAGCTTCGCGCCCACCGTCGCGTGGTCCCTGAGCCACTGTGCGCCGCCCTCGGCCTGGGCGTCGTCACCGATGCCCTGGAGCACCATGCCCCCCGGCGGGACGTCCGTTCCGCCGCGCGGGGACTTCACCGCTGTGACACGGCCCGACGCGTCGACCTCGACGCCGTCGGCGTCGACCGCCGCCATGAAGGGAGTGTGCCGGGGCTTGGGCGTCTTCTGGCCGTAGGCAGAGGTGAAGACGACGATCTCGCTGTAGTCCTGGTAGCCGCTCTTGATGACCTTGCCGTACTGGTCGAGCCGTTGGACGTGCCCGTTGGCGTCGGTCGTGTACGGGAGGGCCGTGTCGCCTGCCTCCTGCGGGCAGAACACGATCCAGCCCGGGTACCGGTTGACGGCGTCGACCACGCGCGTGGCGTCGTCGGCGGTGTCCGGGTGTTCTGGTCGGACCCGGGTCGATGACCGCCACACGGACGATCTCGGAGGAGTCGCTGGAGTACGTGGTCCGCTCGATGCCGTCCGCCACCGTGAGGTGGTGGGCCGTCAGGTTGTCCAGGACCGACGTGATGTCGTTGGGGTCGGCTCGAAGCGGACGATCTGCACGACCTTCTGCGACGTGCTCATGGTGCCTCCACCGCCCGGTTCCGGCGCCCCACAGCGGAAACGCCCGACTACCAACGAAGCACCGGGAGCGGTGGTCGGCAATTCGCCGCGCACCGCTCCCGGGGGTGGTTGTTCCTGCGTCGTGCGTGGTCAGGCTCCGATGCTGTCCTTCGGAGCGCCTTCGCTCGCCGTCTGCGCCGCCTCGGCCGCCGCCTGCTTCCGGGAGGCCCGCAGGCTGGTGATCGTGGTGACGATCAGGACCGAACAGATGACGCCGAGCGAGACCGGGATGCTGATCTCGGGGACGTGCACCCCTGACTCGTGCAGCGCGTGCAGCACCAGCTTCACCCCGATGAAGCCCAGGATGACCGACAGGCCGTAGCTGAGGTGGACCAGCTTCCTCAGCAGACCGCCGATGAGGAAGTACAGCTGCCGCAGACCCATCAGCGCGAAGGCGTTGGCGGTGAAGACGATGTACGGGTCCTGCGTCAGCCCGAAGATGGCGGGGATGGAGTCGAGGGCGAAGAGCACGTCGGTCGTGCCGATCGCGAGCATCACGACCAGCATCGGGGTCATGACCCGCTTGCCGTTCTGCTCGATCCACAGCTTCGTGCCGTGGTAGCGGTCGGCGACGCCGAACCTGCGCTCGGCGGCCTTGAGCAGCTTGTTCTCCTCGAACTCCTCGTCCTCGTCGTCAGCCCGGGCTTCCTGGATGAGCTTCCAGGCCGTCCAGATCAGGAAGGCGCCGAAGAGGTAGAAGACCCACGCGAAGCTGGCGAGGATCGCGGCGCCCGCGGCGATGAAGATCGCCCGCAGGACCAAGGCTATGAGGACGCCGACGAGCAGGACCCGCTGCTGGTACTGCGACGGGACCGCGAACTTGCCCATGATCAGGACGAACACGAAGAGGTTGTCGACGCTGAGCGACTTCTCGGTGATGAAGCCCGCGAAGAACTCTCCGGCGGGCTGCCCGCCGGAGAAGAGGAACAGGCCGAGGCCGAACAGCCCGGCCAGGGCGATCCAGACGACCGTCCAGATCCCGGCTTCCTTGATCGAGACGTCGTGCGGTTTGCGGCCGATGAAGAAGTCGACCGCGATCAGGGCGGCCAGGCCGACGATGGTCAGAACCCACAGGTTCACGGAAACATCCACTGCGCCTCCGGCAGTACGTAACGGCAGGTGAACAGCGCCGTCGCGCTGCCGGAGGTCTCTTCCACCCGTGAAGGGCCGGCGCCCCGGGATCAGGCCTGATCCGTATTGACGGGTACGCCGCAGCAGGGAGTACTCCCCTCCGTGAGAAGAAGAGTACCCCGATTACCAAGAAAAGGTAAAGCACTTGGCAAAATCAAGGCCAAGTCTACTGGTCAGGGGAGTTTACGAATAGTTGGTGCGGGCCGCCGCCACCTGTGCCAGCACCTGCTGCAGCACCTGACTGCCGGGCGGCGCCAGGCTCGGCTCGTATGTCCACGCATGGCCCACCCAGGGGTCGGCGAGGTGGTCGTCGGCCACCGGGGTCAGCCTCAGCAGCCCGCGCCACAGCGGGTCCAGCAACGGACCGTAACCAGCGGCGTCCTCCCGGTCGGCGACCATCATCAGGTGCACGCCGACGGCTGGGCCCTCGTCCGCGAGATAGCGCAGCTGGGTCACGGCACGGTCGTCGAAGCCATGCGGGAAGTCGTTGACGACGAGCAACTGCTGGGCGGTGTCGAAGCCGGGCGGCAGGGCGTCGGCCACTCCGCCGCGCACCGCCATCTGCACCAGGTCGACCCGCTCGGTGAGCTGCCCCAGGACGGCCGCCACGCCCGCCGCACCGGCCGCGGGCGGGGCCGCGAGGACCCCGGACCGCACCAGCGGCGCCAGCTCCCCGGCGCCCGAACCGGCCGGGTCGAGGACGTGCACGGTGAACTCGCCGGCCGGATGCACCGCGAGCAGCCGGGCCGTGTGCGCCACGGCCGACTCCATGGCCAGGCGACGCATGTCGTGCGCGTCGGCGAACAGTCCGTCGGACGAGCCGGTACGCCCGCTGTCGATCCACAGCCCGCGTTCGAGGGGGAGCCGGACCAGCATCGGGATGCGCAGCGGCTCGCTCTCGGGCACGTGGAGGTCGCCCAGACGCAGCGCCATGGGCATCTCCATGGGGACGCGGTAGCCGTGCCAGACGGGGTTGTCCCAGCGCGCGTACGCGGCGGGCAGCGCCGGTTCCACGACGTCGGCCTCGGCGCCGAGCTGGCCGAGGTCGCGGTCCAGGGCCTCCCGGGCCTGGTCGACGAGCTGACCGTGCTTGGCCTGCGCCGCCTCGCGGGCGGCATCGCCCTGGCCGCTGATCCTGCTGCGCGGGTCGGACAGGACCTGATCGAGCTCCTTCTCCATCCGCGCGTCGGCGAAGTCGACCGCGCTGCGGTATGCGGCGGTGCTGCGGGCCAGGTCCTCGAACATGCCCCAGACCTGGTTGTAGAGCCGCTCCTCCATGGACCAGCCGGTCGCGTCGCCGGCCACCGGCCGGGCGGGCTCCCCGGGCTGCGCCGGGGGCGCGGTGGGCGGCAGCGGGGGCGGAGCCGTGTTCTGCCGACACGGATGGCTGTAGTCGATCGGACCGCCGGCGGCGGGCGCGGGCACGGCCTGCGCGGGCTCGGGGTCGGACGGCGTGGCGCCGCCCGCCGGGTTCGAGGGCCCATGGGGGCTCGATGTCGCTCCGTACGGGCCGCCGGTGCTCTGACTCCCCGAGGTGCCCTGGGCGCCGTGCGTTCCCTGGGCGCCGGGGGTGTTCTGCGGGCCGTACGGCGAGCCGCTCTGCTCCGGGCCGAGCGCGGACGGTGCCGTCTGCCGGGAGCGGTCGCCGTCGGGCGTGCGCGGAGGCGGAGCCGGCACCGAGCGGGCCAGGCCCCGCACCACGGCGTCGTTGATCTCGGCCGCGAGTCGGTGCGCCTGCGCCAGGCCCTGGTCGGTGAGGAGTTCGGCGAGGCCGCCCGCGTAACCCTGGCCGACCGCTCGCACCTTCCACGCGCCCTGCCGCCGGTACAGCTCCAGTGCGACGACGGCCGACTCGGCGTCCAGGCCGGTGAGGGTGAAGGTGGCGATCTCGGCCCCGTCGAGGCCGGTGACCGCGACGAAGGGGGCCGCCACCGCGCCGAAGGAGACCGGTCCGCCGACTCCCGTGGGCAGCGCCAGCACGACGCCGACCCGGTGCACGGCCGCCGGCACGGCGTCCAGGTCCACCGCGAGGCGGTGGTCCGCGGCGGCCTGGCGGGAGACCTCCAGGCCGGGCAGTGTGGGCCCGCCCGGATGGGCCACCCGTTCGACGCCGTGGATCCTGCCGCTCTCGTCGCCGAGAACGGCCGTCGCCACGACGGGCTTGCCGGCCGAGATCCGGATCTCGAGCCGGACCTGGGAGAGCGGGTGGTTCTGCCCCCGCACCAGCTCGGCCGTCATCGCCTTCGTCCCCCTGCGTCACGTGTGGTGTTGTGGTGGTACCGCTCGCCGGCCGACGGCCTTACAGTGCCGGCAGGATCGCGGGCATCAGGTCCTGGAAGGTACGGCCGTTGGCCGGGGTGCCGAGGGCCGTCATGTTCCAGCCTCCGCCGACCCGGTGCACCTTCGCCATGATCTGCGCCGTGTACGCGCCGCCACCCGCGAGCGTGTAGCGCGCCAGCTCCTGGCCGTTGGTCTCGTCGACCAGGCGGCAGAAGGCGTTCTGCACCTCCTGGAACGTCTGGCCGGTGAACGAGTTCACGGTGAAGATGATCTGGTCGATGTGGACCGGCACGCGCGCGAGGTCGACGAGGATCGCCTCGTCGTCGCCGCCCTGGCCGACGCCGCCGACCAGGTTGTCACCGGTGTGGCGGACTGAGCCGTCGTCGCTCACCAGGTGACGGAAGAAGACGACGTCGACCGGCTGCTTGTCCGCGAACAGAACGGCCGAGGCGTCGAGGTCGATCTCCCGGGTCCGGGAGCCGAACAGGCCGCGCCGCGGGGCCGCCTGCCAGCCGAGACCCATGCGCACCGCGGTCAGGCTGCCCCCGTCGTTCTTCTGCAGACTGATGGCCTGACCCTTGGTCATGTTGACGGTCACGCGCTGATTCCCCTCTCGGACTGTCCCCTGTTGCCGCGGCGCCCGCGGTTGTCGGAAACCCTACGCAAAGGCACTGACAGTGCCGTACCCAGGCCCGCACTTTGTGTCGGTCTTGCAACACAGCACGTGCGGGGCCGGGGCACAGGAGTCGCACGGGTCCGTCAGGCCAGACCCGCCTCTTTCATCTGGCGCAATTCCTTCTTCATCTCGGAGACTTCGTCGCGGATCCGGGCGGCGACCTCGAACTGCAGGTCCGCTGCGGCGGCCCGCATGCGCTCGGTCATCTCCTCGATCTGCTCGGCGAGTTC
It includes:
- the uvrA gene encoding excinuclease ABC subunit UvrA; amino-acid sequence: MADRLIVRGAREHNLKNVSLDLPRDSLIVFTGLSGSGKSSLAFDTIFAEGQRRYVESLSSYARQFLGQMDKPDVDFIEGLSPAVSIDQKSTSRNPRSTVGTITEVYDYLRLLFARIGKPHCPECARPITRQSPQAIVDKVLELPEGSRFQVLSPLVRERKGEFVDLFADLQTKGYSRARVNGETVQLSSPPTLKKQEKHTIEVVIDRLTVKDTAKRRLTDSVETALGLSGGMVVLDFVDLAADDPERERMYSEHLYCPYDDLSFEELEPRSFSFNSPFGACPECSGIGTRMEVDPELIVPDEDKSLDEGAIHPWSHGHTKDYFGRLIGALADALGFRTDIPFAGLPQRARKALLHGHKTQIEVRYRNRYGRERVYTTPFEGAVPFVKRRHGEAESDASRERFEGYMREVPCPTCQGTRLKPLVLAVTVMEKSIAEVSGMSISDCAEFLGELKLDARDKKIAERVLKEVNERLRFLVDVGLDYLSLNRAAGTLSGGEAQRIRLATQIGSGLVGVLYVLDEPSIGLHQRDNHRLIETLVRLRDMGNTLIVVEHDEDTIKVADWIVDIGPGAGEHGGKVVHSGSLKELLANAESQTGQYLSGKKAIPLPDIRRPQDPSRRLTVHGARENNLRDIDVSFPLGLFTAVTGVSGSGKSTLVNDILYTHLARELNGARNVPGRHTRVEGDDLVDKVVHVDQSPIGRTPRSNPATYTGVFDHVRKLFAETTEAKVRGYLPGRFSFNVKGGRCENCAGDGTIKIEMNFLPDVYVPCEVCHGARYNRETLEVHYKGKSIADVLNMPIEEATEFFEAVPAIARHLNTLKDVGLGYVRLGQAATTLSGGEAQRVKLASELQKRSTGRTVYVLDEPTTGLHFEDISKLLKVLSGLVEKGNTVIVIEHNLDVIKTADWVVDMGPEGGAGGGLVIAEGTPEEVAAVPTSHTGKFLREILDADRISDGAPVRAPRKAAAKKTVAARTTTRKTATTATATSAAKTTAKTTAKSAAAKSAATKATPEKKTTRARKA
- a CDS encoding maleylpyruvate isomerase family mycothiol-dependent enzyme, which translates into the protein MIDHAHDLASVRTATERLLHALAGQADASVAEPSRLPGWSRGHVLAHLARNADALVNVLEGRPMYADAQVRDADIERDAPRPLRVQLADVRESAARFQAAAAVPADWSRTVELRNGVVDSASRLPFRRWVEVELHAVDLGVGYELEDLPAEFTERETEFLAERFTGHPDVPPTRLTDGTRAWRTGRNADEPEVTVTGTPADLLGWLAGRRAGAGLTAAGGPLPALPPL
- a CDS encoding MBL fold metallo-hydrolase, which translates into the protein MTYSGQVTVGGPADVHELKDLMITKIAVGPMNNNAYLLRCRATDEQLLIDAANDARALLGTIGDDGIASVVTTHRHGDHWQALAEVVAATRARTFAGREDADGIPVPTDVPVVDGDVIRVGNVELTARHLVGHTPGSIALVYDDPHGHPHVFTGDCLFPGGPGRTTNPTDFTSLMDGLEEKIFPLPDETWIYPGHGDDSTLGEERPHLSQWRARGW
- the aroQ gene encoding type II 3-dehydroquinate dehydratase, with translation MPRSLAHAPIMILNGPNLNLLGQRQPEIYGSDTLADVEAMCVEAAAGHGGTVDFRQSNHEGELVDWIQEARLNHCGIVINPGAYSHTSVAILDALNTCDGLPVLEVHISNIHQRESFRHHSYVSLRADGVIAGCGVQGYVFGVERVAALAGPAKANA
- a CDS encoding S66 family peptidase, with product MTTPVYPPKPCPGDRIAVLSPSAGLPALYPRPYELGLARLRENFGLEPVEYPTTRTMDATPQARADDIHAAFADPDVTAVIASIGGDDQITVLPFLDRELIRAHPKPFFGMSDNTNLLAFLYTSGLVGYHGTSVMVELGRPGAMHPQTADSLRAALFTSGPYELRPAERWGDVNGDWADPATFAAEPETPKRGGWTWRGPDRVVEGRSWGGNLEILSWLLMADREVSPDPSAYDGGVLILETSEELPSATEVFLILRSMGERGLLRRFPALLMARARTWSFEHPNSPEAAARYATEQREAVERALAVYAPDTLAVFDVDFGHTDPQLVIPYGGTVRVDGPARRITVTY
- a CDS encoding TerC/Alx family metal homeostasis membrane protein, yielding MDVSVNLWVLTIVGLAALIAVDFFIGRKPHDVSIKEAGIWTVVWIALAGLFGLGLFLFSGGQPAGEFFAGFITEKSLSVDNLFVFVLIMGKFAVPSQYQQRVLLVGVLIALVLRAIFIAAGAAILASFAWVFYLFGAFLIWTAWKLIQEARADDEDEEFEENKLLKAAERRFGVADRYHGTKLWIEQNGKRVMTPMLVVMLAIGTTDVLFALDSIPAIFGLTQDPYIVFTANAFALMGLRQLYFLIGGLLRKLVHLSYGLSVILGFIGVKLVLHALHESGVHVPEISIPVSLGVICSVLIVTTITSLRASRKQAAAEAAQTASEGAPKDSIGA
- a CDS encoding TerD family protein — protein: MTAELVRGQNHPLSQVRLEIRISAGKPVVATAVLGDESGRIHGVERVAHPGGPTLPGLEVSRQAAADHRLAVDLDAVPAAVHRVGVVLALPTGVGGPVSFGAVAAPFVAVTGLDGAEIATFTLTGLDAESAVVALELYRRQGAWKVRAVGQGYAGGLAELLTDQGLAQAHRLAAEINDAVVRGLARSVPAPPPRTPDGDRSRQTAPSALGPEQSGSPYGPQNTPGAQGTHGAQGTSGSQSTGGPYGATSSPHGPSNPAGGATPSDPEPAQAVPAPAAGGPIDYSHPCRQNTAPPPLPPTAPPAQPGEPARPVAGDATGWSMEERLYNQVWGMFEDLARSTAAYRSAVDFADARMEKELDQVLSDPRSRISGQGDAAREAAQAKHGQLVDQAREALDRDLGQLGAEADVVEPALPAAYARWDNPVWHGYRVPMEMPMALRLGDLHVPESEPLRIPMLVRLPLERGLWIDSGRTGSSDGLFADAHDMRRLAMESAVAHTARLLAVHPAGEFTVHVLDPAGSGAGELAPLVRSGVLAAPPAAGAAGVAAVLGQLTERVDLVQMAVRGGVADALPPGFDTAQQLLVVNDFPHGFDDRAVTQLRYLADEGPAVGVHLMMVADREDAAGYGPLLDPLWRGLLRLTPVADDHLADPWVGHAWTYEPSLAPPGSQVLQQVLAQVAAARTNYS
- a CDS encoding TerD family protein; this encodes MTVNMTKGQAISLQKNDGGSLTAVRMGLGWQAAPRRGLFGSRTREIDLDASAVLFADKQPVDVVFFRHLVSDDGSVRHTGDNLVGGVGQGGDDEAILVDLARVPVHIDQIIFTVNSFTGQTFQEVQNAFCRLVDETNGQELARYTLAGGGAYTAQIMAKVHRVGGGWNMTALGTPANGRTFQDLMPAILPAL